Below is a window of Cardiocondyla obscurior isolate alpha-2009 linkage group LG13, Cobs3.1, whole genome shotgun sequence DNA.
GAGAAGGTGGTGAAAATAAATccaatacaaatataaattttttgctaGAAGAATTTGGTATAATGGTAAATAATGGTATGTAAAAATTCAAggaaaagataattatatatttttttttatattagaaattcTTTCtggatatatataaaaacttgtattaacaatttttatttttacagacaGTGTAGCTCGTATGAGTTATAGTCAAACAATGCATCCCAAAGAATCTCTAATATCTCAAGGCTTATCAAATAAATCTGTATTTCTAAAGAATCATGATGAATACATgtaagacaattttataatatttatctaatgataatttcaattattaatatatgattgTTTTAGTGGTATGAAATTTTTGTATCCTTATGGTGCAACACTAAATGTAGTGCAACCATCTGTTGTTGCTTTATCTAGTGGATCGATTGCTATTCCAATGAATAGGCCAATCTGTGCATATCATTGTGTGAAAAGCAGTAATGGAAAGCTTGTTGTATTAGGCTCATCTAGGATGTTGACAGATATTTACatagaaaaggaaaataatgATGCATTAAGAGATATGATTTTTGATTTCTTTGAGCTGACTGTCACAGAAACAATGGATCTTCACATAGATGATATAGAAGTATATTACATGccacatatttaaaatatacatatagtttatagtattgttacgccggattaaattaatcggaTTAAAAGCGGGCGTAACAGTATATTCTTACAAGGGATTTTTAACAAGttaacatattatatttttatatattttacagtttTGGGAGTACAATTTTGTACCAGATATAACACAACAAGCTGACAATCCAAAAGTTTGCACACAAGATTTAGATAACATTGATATACCTTACGAATACACCAAGTTATTTAAacatcatttttattcgataaatttaaacatgATACCGGCATGCATAAAAGCATATGAGACATTAGGGATAAAGCATGAACCACTTACTTTAATTCCACCTCATTTTGAAGCACCTTTACCTCCTACACAAGCGTCGGTAagtataacataaaattaatttacgatcgcacaagttatataaaattgaaataattcctACAGGTATTTCCTCCAAGTTTCCAAGAATTACCTCCACCTGCTTTGGAGCTGTTTGATTTGGATGAAGCATTCAGTtctgatttattaaaattgtcacAGCTTACTAACAAATATATGGCAACGAAGGAGTTATCGAATGATAAAGAATTGGATCACTATATTAGAGAGTTTGGAAGTATAATAAGGATAAATAAGTCTAACACACATACTGCTAAAgaagtattaaattttgttttccaGAAAATCTGTAGTTATAAAGCAATgcacgattaaattttttttttcgagaaaaatgtaatacaaTGTAAATAATTGATTGTATATAGCaattgattaaagtttaataaataatgataatacaCGTATACGTGATATTACATCTGTAGATAATACAGAATATTTGAATCACAGTTACGTTCTTTGTCGCGTCAAGACAATGGCAGCagcgtataaaataaacgcaGCCAATCGTGATCGTTATTTCCGAGTACTTCTGAGActcaaaatattatttttattgaaaatatgatttaaaaaattatgattgcTTAGTTCGgtgtaataaaatagtttcTGCAATTGAGAAGGAATTTCTGATTTTTATGCTATCGATAAACCGGTTCGAGGATGTCGCTGTTTTTCGTAAATGCGTAAGTAAACAAATGTTTGTGATTTTTAGGTTATAAGTTATTATCTGATATACTTACTATAATACTGCATGTAAAAGAAGGTAATTTATCCATCTATgaggtaatttaaaaaaaatttaatagcttaattaatttgtcgttTCGTTTAAATTGCTATAATAGtgtcatatttatattaaatcgataTCTAATCAAAGTTTTTATAAGTGGTATTGTTtgtcttaaaataaatattaattgtaaaataaatgaacataaaaatatgttttacatttttagaaaTCAAGATAGCGAAGTAGAAGGCGATTCAAATGGGGATTTGCAAATTGCTTCACCTGGAAATTCTGAAGCTCAACAAGCATTGGCCCATTTCTGGCCAAAAGTTatggaagaaataaaaaatattaatactgtttgtataattataaatacatatatatattggTATAACTGTAGTAACtcaataaagtttaataattttttaatatttaaataaatttcgtcaTATAGATGGATCTTAAAACACAATCTTTACCATTGgcaaggataaaaaaaatcatgaaacTGGATGGAGATGTGAAAATGATAAGTGCAGAAGCTCCTATGCTTTTTGCTAAAGCAGCAGAGATCTTTATACATGAACTTACTCTTAGAGCTTGGGTACATACAGAAGATAATAAGAGGCGAACTCTTCAAAGAAATGATATTGCAATGGCAGTTACAAAATATGACCAATTTGATTTTCTCATTGATATAGTACCTAgagatgaaataaaacaaagtaaGGCACAGAGCGAAGGTACCGTGCGTACCTCTATGAATTCGGATCAAGTTCATTATTACTTTCAATTGGCACAACAACAAGCTTCGGCGAATCAAAACGTGCAGAGTAGCGGCACTACTACGCAACCTATACAAATTGTTCAGCCGTCTAGCGGGCAAATCCAAACCATCAATATCGGCAGTCCTGTAGAACAGGTatgttactttaattattaaaaaaaaatttaatgcataattttcacgattttattaattttaggaAAGCACCAATACTACCACAGCTCAAACAGTTACGGTTCAAAGTCCACAACAATCATCCAACCAacaaattattcaattacaaCAGCCCCAACAAACATCTACCACACAAGCTGGAGGAATACAAATCGTACAACAGATCGTCACTCCCAGCGGCGAAATTCAACAAATacccgtaaataaaaaaaaaaatttttatgaaataattaactatttttaattgcatattaCTTTTGGTCTTCTTTATCCTACTTTTTGTTTTAGATTCAGTTAACACCGCAGCAATTACAAATGATTCGCATGCAAGTGCAAGGTGGAAGCAATCAACCGATTATAATCCAAACCGCTCCAATACAAACTCAACCACAGTTAATACAAGTTGCACAAGGTTCTCAAGCTCCAGTTTTTTTACAAGCATCTAATGCCGACactgaataatattaattatctttaatattttagctATATTTGTACAAcacaataatttttgataaaacatTATCGTTTTGTAATTAAACTTATTCGTTTATTACCATTTagacatacattttttttcgtatttataaataagttgaataaaaagaatggcttattaaatataattaacactATATtaggcaattaattaatatttaaatagaataataatcttatttgttcaaaattttttctatgtaTTAATATCTCCAAAATTGCATTTAACGTGCGtgcgtataatatatataataaatatatctttattctAATACtgttttgctttttattatactttatctTCTCTTAAAAGAGTACGATCATTTTTCAAGcgtttaaatacttttaaatctattaattctatatatgaaaaattactatttaaaaaagggagaaaaattctTTCTGAAAAATACCTGTATTTATCATGACCGCACATCCGGGCGCTGTTATAAGCTGATCGAAGGGTTGGTCACTGAAGCGAAATGAGGTGAATCGAGGCGATGTAAGGTGAAGAATAAAGATAAGCAGCTAACGCGAGATGTAATCTGATTCGTACGTCGCGTTCCTTAGCCGCTGGCTGCCTGCTTCGCATGGCTGAGCTTAGGACTGGCTGGTGCAACTTGTATTATGTTTCACGTTGCTGCGGTTCT
It encodes the following:
- the Ift52 gene encoding intraflagellar transport protein 52 homolog, which encodes MSTILGGGDDTENIVIFDISKNERKLNEEFKILQRKLKAKWKFVENNEAISQELLATAKILVLPGPLSKFTELEMNSIRNFLNSGGNVLVTLGEGGENKSNTNINFLLEEFGIMVNNDSVARMSYSQTMHPKESLISQGLSNKSVFLKNHDEYIGMKFLYPYGATLNVVQPSVVALSSGSIAIPMNRPICAYHCVKSSNGKLVVLGSSRMLTDIYIEKENNDALRDMIFDFFELTVTETMDLHIDDIEFWEYNFVPDITQQADNPKVCTQDLDNIDIPYEYTKLFKHHFYSINLNMIPACIKAYETLGIKHEPLTLIPPHFEAPLPPTQASVFPPSFQELPPPALELFDLDEAFSSDLLKLSQLTNKYMATKELSNDKELDHYIREFGSIIRINKSNTHTAKEVLNFVFQKICSYKAMHD
- the Nf-yc gene encoding nuclear transcription factor Y subunit gamma, which produces MSLFFVNANQDSEVEGDSNGDLQIASPGNSEAQQALAHFWPKVMEEIKNINTMDLKTQSLPLARIKKIMKLDGDVKMISAEAPMLFAKAAEIFIHELTLRAWVHTEDNKRRTLQRNDIAMAVTKYDQFDFLIDIVPRDEIKQSKAQSEGTVRTSMNSDQVHYYFQLAQQQASANQNVQSSGTTTQPIQIVQPSSGQIQTINIGSPVEQESTNTTTAQTVTVQSPQQSSNQQIIQLQQPQQTSTTQAGGIQIVQQIVTPSGEIQQIPIQLTPQQLQMIRMQVQGGSNQPIIIQTAPIQTQPQLIQVAQGSQAPVFLQASNADTE